The Spirosoma foliorum genome has a window encoding:
- a CDS encoding TetR/AcrR family transcriptional regulator: MKQRGQVVADRILDTAERLFYTQGYSNTGINQVIEEADIAKASLYKHFETKTDLLVAYIQRTHERWFNRLEAAVANVADPKEKLLAIFDHHIERQEVRAFGGCPFIKANDEAGSSDPRVLAEIQLTKLHSLDFIRTLVAQSGHKQLLTDQELTETIFLLLEGAITAASVFKQPTELQSAKRIIQKLI, encoded by the coding sequence ATGAAACAAAGAGGGCAAGTTGTAGCTGACAGGATACTCGATACCGCCGAGCGGCTTTTCTATACGCAAGGCTATAGTAATACTGGTATTAATCAGGTGATCGAGGAGGCTGATATCGCAAAGGCGTCTTTGTATAAACATTTTGAAACAAAGACTGATCTGCTGGTCGCTTACATTCAGCGGACCCATGAGCGCTGGTTTAACCGGCTTGAAGCTGCCGTAGCTAATGTGGCCGATCCGAAAGAGAAGCTATTGGCCATTTTTGATCATCACATTGAGCGCCAGGAAGTCCGGGCCTTTGGTGGATGTCCATTTATAAAGGCGAACGATGAAGCCGGTTCAAGCGATCCGCGCGTACTGGCCGAAATTCAACTAACTAAACTGCACAGCCTGGATTTTATCAGGACTCTTGTTGCCCAATCTGGCCATAAACAATTACTGACGGATCAGGAATTGACAGAGACCATTTTCCTGCTTTTAGAAGGTGCCATCACAGCCGCTTCTGTATTCAAACAGCCTACCGAACTACAATCGGCAAAAAGAATCATCCAAAAACTTATCTAA
- a CDS encoding MFS transporter produces MKEVKNKWLELIIVLSAPLLSVIDVFIINIAIPTIKKGVHATDAEIQLVIAGYLLGYAAFLITGGRAGDHFGRKKVFFWGMFAFTVASCLCGLSTSALQLNVTRFFQGLSASFMVPQTIALIQVLFTDVKERAKAFGLYGITLGSAAVIGQVLGGYLSDTHWAIDGWRLIFFINLPIGILTLWATHTYVTETKNPHGSKFDYTGILILTAALFCLIYPLIQGREAGWPLWSFGLLALSFGIFAYFIANQKRKLAKNENPLIDVRLFKIKDFNIGLVAVLFHFMLHTAYLLLSAVYLQNGLGVSALHSGLYFIVPGILFIASSVVASKMIVRFGKRVLQVGVVLLAVAFYLQIELWAPGISTWLIIGLMGIWGLGNGLVLPSLLNIALKNVPGQYAGAAAGVYSTFQQTASALGVSIIGGIFFYYAKDGWQAAYHAGVLGLLVCVAGVGVMLYLLPDGKIANQSQSQNANGSSEVVNIEDQFIPAE; encoded by the coding sequence ATGAAAGAGGTAAAAAACAAATGGTTAGAGTTGATCATTGTGTTGTCGGCGCCGTTACTTTCCGTAATTGATGTATTCATCATTAACATAGCCATACCGACCATTAAAAAAGGAGTCCATGCTACTGACGCTGAAATCCAGCTTGTTATAGCGGGTTATCTACTTGGGTATGCTGCCTTTCTGATAACCGGAGGAAGAGCAGGGGACCATTTCGGTCGGAAGAAGGTCTTCTTCTGGGGAATGTTTGCATTTACGGTGGCATCCTGTTTATGCGGCTTATCGACCTCCGCCTTGCAGCTCAATGTAACCAGGTTCTTTCAGGGTCTGAGTGCATCGTTTATGGTGCCCCAGACAATAGCCTTGATACAAGTACTGTTCACAGATGTAAAAGAGCGGGCAAAAGCATTTGGCCTGTATGGAATTACACTCGGTAGCGCTGCTGTAATCGGCCAAGTGTTAGGTGGTTACCTGTCCGACACACATTGGGCCATTGATGGTTGGCGGCTGATCTTCTTTATCAATCTGCCAATCGGCATCCTGACGCTCTGGGCGACTCATACGTATGTGACAGAAACGAAGAACCCGCACGGCTCAAAATTTGACTATACCGGAATACTTATTCTGACAGCAGCTCTGTTTTGTCTCATTTACCCATTGATTCAAGGTCGCGAAGCAGGCTGGCCTTTATGGAGTTTCGGATTGCTGGCTTTGTCGTTCGGTATTTTCGCCTACTTCATTGCCAATCAAAAAAGAAAGCTTGCCAAAAACGAGAATCCCCTGATCGATGTACGGCTATTTAAGATCAAAGATTTCAACATCGGATTAGTTGCGGTACTGTTTCATTTCATGTTACATACGGCCTATCTGCTGTTGAGCGCGGTCTATCTTCAAAACGGTCTCGGGGTTTCCGCTTTACACTCTGGGTTGTATTTTATTGTTCCGGGCATCTTGTTCATTGCCTCTTCGGTAGTGGCCTCTAAAATGATTGTCAGGTTTGGGAAACGTGTTCTGCAGGTTGGTGTTGTTCTATTAGCCGTTGCGTTTTACCTGCAAATAGAACTTTGGGCACCGGGAATAAGTACCTGGTTGATTATCGGATTAATGGGAATCTGGGGGCTTGGTAACGGGCTGGTACTGCCATCTCTGTTGAATATTGCGCTAAAAAACGTTCCTGGTCAATATGCCGGTGCAGCAGCAGGTGTGTATTCAACCTTTCAGCAAACGGCTTCGGCACTGGGGGTAAGCATCATAGGGGGTATATTCTTCTATTACGCCAAAGACGGTTGGCAAGCGGCCTATCATGCTGGCGTACTAGGTTTACTGGTTTGCGTAGCAGGAGTAGGTGTCATGTTGTATCTGCTCCCCGATGGAAAAATAGCCAATCAGAGTCAATCACAGAACGCTAATGGATCGTCCGAGGTTGTAAATATTGAAGACCAGTTTATTCCCGCAGAGTAA
- a CDS encoding methylated-DNA--[protein]-cysteine S-methyltransferase: MKAYQHLVYKDVSSPVGFIRLIATDTGLAAILWEGEAYKRTKLPTPEKDDEAPILLKTEQQLAEYFEKKRTTFDIPLDLKGTEFQVKVWEALLGIPYGVTKTYGELARLLGDTKAVRAVGGALNKNPISIVVPCHRVVGASGKLVGFAGGLNNKSTLLDLENSQRAPMLF, encoded by the coding sequence ATGAAAGCGTATCAACACCTGGTCTATAAAGATGTATCGTCGCCTGTCGGTTTTATCCGACTTATTGCTACCGATACCGGTCTTGCCGCCATATTGTGGGAAGGCGAAGCCTATAAACGAACAAAATTGCCAACGCCCGAGAAAGACGATGAAGCTCCGATATTGTTAAAAACGGAGCAACAGCTGGCGGAGTATTTCGAGAAGAAGAGAACCACCTTCGATATTCCGCTTGATTTAAAAGGCACTGAATTCCAGGTTAAAGTTTGGGAAGCACTCCTCGGCATTCCTTATGGCGTAACCAAAACGTATGGTGAGCTTGCCCGTTTGCTGGGCGACACAAAAGCGGTTCGGGCGGTTGGTGGTGCTTTAAATAAGAACCCCATATCGATTGTCGTTCCCTGTCATCGAGTGGTGGGCGCATCCGGAAAGCTGGTTGGTTTTGCCGGTGGCCTGAACAATAAATCCACCCTTCTCGATCTGGAAAATAGCCAGCGGGCACCAATGCTTTTTTAG
- a CDS encoding DNA-3-methyladenine glycosylase family protein, with amino-acid sequence MAIPATFNLENYHELCEHLASQDGDLKAILDAHGYPPMWTRENTFETLVHIILEQQVSLASALATLNKLKEKTTEITPDSILRLNDEEMRACFVSRQKMGYLRGLAQALKNGEIDLNELAKLPNDEVRERLVQLKGIGNWTVDVYLMFTLQRADIFPIGDLAAVNALKRLKQLASSSTREEVLEISEGWEPFRTVACMMLWHYYLSNPRRK; translated from the coding sequence ATGGCAATACCAGCAACGTTCAACCTTGAAAACTATCACGAGTTATGTGAGCACCTGGCTAGTCAAGATGGTGATCTGAAAGCAATTCTGGATGCTCACGGCTATCCTCCGATGTGGACGCGGGAAAATACGTTTGAGACGCTTGTGCATATCATCCTGGAGCAACAGGTTTCGCTGGCGTCTGCTCTGGCTACGTTGAATAAACTAAAAGAGAAAACAACCGAAATTACGCCAGATTCCATTCTGCGCCTTAATGACGAAGAGATGCGCGCCTGTTTCGTCAGTCGACAAAAAATGGGTTATCTAAGAGGGCTGGCGCAGGCATTGAAAAATGGAGAGATCGATCTTAACGAGTTGGCCAAACTGCCTAACGATGAGGTGCGCGAACGTCTCGTACAATTGAAAGGCATTGGTAACTGGACTGTCGATGTGTATTTGATGTTCACGCTTCAACGAGCCGATATTTTTCCGATTGGTGATCTGGCTGCCGTCAATGCGTTAAAACGGCTGAAACAGCTTGCTTCCTCCAGTACCAGAGAAGAAGTTCTCGAAATCAGTGAAGGCTGGGAGCCGTTCCGAACAGTAGCCTGCATGATGCTTTGGCATTATTACCTGTCGAATCCCAGAAGAAAATAA
- a CDS encoding dihydrofolate reductase family protein → MRTIRIVEHISLDGVIQHENDENFVHGAWTTPYRTPTGLETVLKAYGSNFDLLLGRRTYDNWSEYWPKAGNNPMANGLNAATKHVATHRPDSLEWGPVEDLGVDIIAGIRDLKSTDGPDLIVCGSSTLIAVLLEQGLADEIILIVYPVLLGRGKRFFSDTANPRELAFVSTMTTSTGVLLNKYRYVGPLAA, encoded by the coding sequence ATGAGAACAATCCGAATCGTGGAGCATATCTCGCTGGATGGCGTAATCCAGCACGAAAATGATGAGAACTTCGTACATGGTGCCTGGACAACACCCTATCGGACGCCGACTGGACTAGAAACTGTCCTTAAGGCATACGGAAGTAACTTTGATCTGCTCCTTGGTCGCCGGACCTACGATAACTGGTCCGAGTACTGGCCGAAGGCCGGGAATAATCCGATGGCAAACGGTCTGAATGCTGCCACGAAACACGTTGCCACGCATAGGCCGGATAGTCTCGAATGGGGTCCGGTTGAGGACTTGGGCGTGGACATTATAGCGGGGATTCGTGACCTGAAGTCCACAGACGGCCCCGATCTGATTGTCTGTGGAAGTTCGACACTGATAGCCGTGTTGCTTGAGCAGGGATTGGCCGACGAGATTATACTGATCGTGTATCCGGTCTTGCTGGGCCGGGGCAAACGCTTCTTTTCGGACACGGCTAACCCACGCGAACTGGCTTTTGTCAGCACAATGACCACGTCGACGGGCGTACTTTTAAACAAGTATCGGTATGTCGGGCCGCTGGCTGCCTAA
- a CDS encoding isocitrate lyase/phosphoenolpyruvate mutase family protein, with the protein MMTAALSAQVAQRITRVISVPLSVDFENGYSDDLAIVAENVKPLLDLGVAGLTT; encoded by the coding sequence ATGATGACTGCGGCATTAAGCGCACAGGTAGCACAACGCATAACGCGTGTCATTAGCGTACCTCTTTCCGTCGATTTTGAAAATGGGTATAGTGATGATCTGGCTATAGTAGCGGAAAACGTCAAGCCGCTGCTCGATCTTGGTGTTGCCGGGCTTACTACTTAG
- a CDS encoding helix-turn-helix domain-containing protein, with the protein MSVKRFKTISEFQQARQLPKPEHPLISVFPVESVERLAIQEPISWLYDFYCIGLKRVVNSRQVSLKYGQQTYDFNEGILSFVAPNQVVSLSIDNADVLTQSGWMLLIHPDFLWNTPLAKTIKHYNFWDYSVHEALFHSDKEEQTLITILQTIQQECHSNIDQFSKRIIISHLEAFLNYADRFYHRQFLTREKANHQVLDRLEQVLADYFNRHDLLAKGLPTVQFLAESLNLSPKYLSSLLKVLTGQTTQQHIHEKLIEKAKEKLSTTDLSISEVAYQLGFEHLQSFSKLFKTKTKLSPLEFRASFT; encoded by the coding sequence ATGTCGGTGAAGCGTTTCAAAACGATAAGCGAATTTCAGCAGGCCAGGCAATTGCCTAAACCAGAACACCCGCTGATTAGTGTATTCCCAGTTGAATCTGTTGAGCGTCTGGCTATCCAGGAGCCCATAAGCTGGCTGTATGATTTCTACTGCATTGGCCTAAAACGAGTCGTTAATTCCAGACAGGTCAGCTTAAAATACGGGCAGCAAACGTATGACTTCAACGAGGGTATACTGTCTTTTGTGGCACCGAATCAGGTAGTAAGCCTTTCGATCGATAACGCTGACGTGCTCACACAATCAGGATGGATGTTACTCATTCATCCTGATTTTTTATGGAATACGCCCTTAGCGAAAACCATAAAGCATTATAATTTTTGGGACTATTCGGTCCACGAAGCATTATTCCACTCCGATAAAGAAGAACAAACACTCATTACGATTCTTCAAACGATTCAGCAGGAGTGCCATTCCAACATTGATCAGTTCAGCAAACGAATTATCATTTCCCATCTGGAAGCCTTCCTTAACTACGCAGACAGGTTTTATCATCGGCAATTCCTCACCCGCGAAAAAGCAAATCATCAGGTATTAGATCGTTTAGAACAGGTATTGGCCGATTATTTTAACCGCCATGACCTGCTAGCGAAAGGGCTACCAACGGTCCAGTTTCTGGCCGAATCCTTAAATCTATCCCCCAAGTATTTGAGCAGCCTGCTTAAAGTGCTGACAGGGCAGACTACCCAACAGCACATTCACGAGAAACTGATCGAAAAAGCAAAAGAAAAATTGTCTACCACCGATCTGTCCATCAGCGAAGTAGCTTACCAATTAGGCTTTGAACACCTACAATCGTTCAGTAAACTGTTCAAAACGAAAACGAAGTTATCCCCGCTGGAATTTAGGGCTTCGTTTACTTGA
- a CDS encoding NADP-dependent oxidoreductase: MKAIRIHEFGGPEVMQLEEVERPVPAADELLVTVYASSVNPADYIIREGGNDLLRPYLKLPLGLGLDAAGVVAEVGSEVTDFSVGDKVYGVPNFPGDGSYAEYIAAKASQFALMPRGISFNEAGAIPSCALIAWNGIIDLGKAQPGQRVLIHGAAGGVGTLAVQFAKAKGAYVIGTASAYNIDFLTKLGCNEVIDYKNQQFDELLQDINVVFNASPVRDNSIRLKSVDVLKQGGIYVCTHLDSPFTDEFLQALTQKGVTGLFVGGGGLGYAASLSGTTQLIEEGKVKAIVSEVYPLKKVADAHRESETKHVRGKLVVEIRKEE, from the coding sequence ATGAAAGCAATCAGAATTCATGAATTTGGGGGACCAGAGGTGATGCAGTTGGAAGAAGTAGAACGACCCGTTCCCGCAGCAGATGAGCTTTTAGTAACCGTATATGCATCGAGTGTTAATCCTGCCGATTACATTATTCGCGAGGGTGGTAATGATTTGCTAAGGCCTTACTTAAAATTACCGTTAGGGTTAGGCCTGGACGCTGCTGGCGTTGTTGCAGAAGTGGGCAGTGAAGTAACTGATTTCAGCGTAGGCGATAAAGTATATGGCGTTCCCAATTTCCCGGGAGATGGCAGTTATGCCGAATACATTGCGGCCAAAGCAAGCCAGTTTGCGTTAATGCCCAGAGGAATCAGTTTCAATGAAGCAGGTGCCATCCCTTCCTGCGCGCTTATTGCCTGGAATGGCATCATTGATTTAGGAAAGGCGCAACCAGGCCAGCGGGTGCTTATTCACGGAGCGGCTGGCGGTGTTGGCACACTGGCGGTGCAATTTGCTAAAGCCAAAGGTGCCTATGTGATCGGAACAGCATCGGCCTACAACATTGACTTTTTAACGAAACTAGGTTGTAATGAGGTGATCGATTATAAAAATCAACAGTTTGACGAACTGTTGCAAGACATCAATGTTGTATTTAATGCCTCCCCGGTTCGGGATAACAGCATACGATTGAAGTCTGTAGACGTTTTGAAACAAGGCGGCATTTATGTGTGTACTCACCTGGATAGCCCATTTACTGATGAGTTCCTGCAGGCATTGACCCAAAAAGGGGTGACTGGTCTATTCGTGGGTGGTGGTGGCCTTGGTTATGCAGCATCCCTGAGCGGAACTACCCAGCTGATTGAGGAAGGCAAAGTAAAAGCTATTGTAAGTGAAGTATATCCGCTAAAAAAAGTGGCAGATGCTCATCGTGAAAGTGAAACCAAGCACGTACGCGGTAAACTAGTAGTAGAAATCAGAAAGGAAGAGTAA